In the genome of Candidatus Limnocylindrales bacterium, the window AAAACATCCTCTCGACTCCCGATGATAAGAGGAACTCTTTGATGAAGTTCTGTAGGCTGAATATCTAGAATTCTTTCGTATCCTGTACTGGCCAATCCCCCCGCTTGCTCTATAAGGTAGGCCATAGGAGCCGCCTCATAAAGAAGTCTCAGTTTCCCCTTTGGGTTTTTACTATCCGCAGGATATAGGAAAATACCCCCATAGAGAAGATTACGATGAAAATCTGCAACTAACGATCCAATATAACGGGAGGAATAGGGACGATCCGTTTTCTTATCTTCTTCTTTTAAATAGTTGATATAATTCTGAACCCCTTTTCCCCAACGGTTAGAATTCCCTTCATTAATACTATAAATTTTTCCCTTCTCAGGTATTCGGATGTTTTTATGGGAGAGAAGAAACTCTCCAACGGTCGGATCCAGAGTAAATCCGTGCACCCCATGACCCGTGCTATAAACCATCATGGTACTGGACCCATAAAGAATATACCCGGCTCCTACTTGCTTATATCCTGGCTGGAGGACATCTTCTAAGGTCCCCCTTCCTTCCTTGGTAATTCTCCGATGAATAGAGAAAATGGTTCCGACACTGACATTGGCATCGATATTAGAAGAACCATCCAAAGGATCCAAAAGAACAATATATTTTCCCAGGGGGTATCCATCTGGAATTGGGATCAAATCGGCTTCCTCCTCTGAGGCCAGAGCACATACATGGCCAGAACGCCCTAAAATTTCTAAGAGTACGTTATGGGCAAATTCATCCAGTTTGGTGACCTTCTCCCCTTGAACGTTCTCCGTCCCTGTGAATCCTAATATATTGGTTAGACCGGCTCTCCTGACTTCTCGGGTGATAACTTTGGCTGCCAGGGTAATCGTCGATAAAAGGTCTGAGAATTCTCCTGTAGCACCTGGAATTTCCCTTTGTTGCTCTAAAATATACCGGGATATTGTCATGATTGGTTTCATATTAAAATCGACGCAAAGCCCCGACTTTGCCGGGAAAAAAGCGTCGCCTCCTTGAGACCTTAGTAACCTTAAGCCTGTCCTTCGATAACCAGGCATATACTTTTATGCGACGTTTGTCAAAGAAAAAGTGGTTTTAATCAGCAGGATCCGGGTTGAGAGTCTTTTTGAAAGACCTGGATTCAAAAAGAGTCAAATATAATTAAAAATTTTTATTTTGGAAGGCGAAAGATAGGTTTTTCTCCTTGACAAGGGGGAGGGTTTTTATATGCTTTAATAGCAGTAAACTTTTTGGATCCTGACTCCAAACTCTTCACCTAGAGGTGCTCCATGACAACCAACATATTTGATATCTTACCTCCTTCAACGGATAGGATTTGTGAAATTTATGCTCTAAAACTTGGGGAGATTACACGGGATACTTCCTTCGTTGTTTATCTCACCGATTTTGGCGTTCCCATCACTACGTTTTATTATGTTTGGTGCATTAAAGGATCTGATGGGATAGTCCTGGTAGATACGGGATTTACTTCAAAAATTCCCCAAAGTCAGGCCGTTCGTAACCTCACCAGTCCTGTAGATCAACTGGCTAAAATCGGAGTAGATGCCAAAGAAATTTCCACAGTGATCATCAGCCATCTTCACTGGGATCATGCTGGAGGATGTAACTTTTTTCCTAAAGCTACTTTTTATATCCAAAGGCGAGAATTTGAATTTTTTACCGAGAATCCTTTAAGTAAATATAAACCTTTCACAAAGGTTACTTATCAAGAAGGCTTGGAACAACTGGTTAAGCTTAAGGAAGCTGGACGGGTGAAGTTAGTGGAGGGTGCCGCTCCTATCGCTCCGGGTATTTCTGTGATGTTAGCTCCAGGACATACGCCAGGTCTTATGGTAACCCTGGTAAACACGGCCCGGGGAATTGCTGCCATTAGCTCGGATTGTGGCCATCTATTTCGGAACTTCGAAGAGGAAATACCCTCCAGTATTATTACCGATATGATAACCTGGCTGGAGAGTTACCGACGAATCAAGGGGGTTGTCTCGGCTCCGGACCTCATCTTTCCCGGTCATGATGCCCTGATGATAACCCGGTATCCTCGTGTAGCAGAGGGAGTTTCCAAATTGGTATAGAACCTGGGGGTAGCCACAGGCTACCCCCACGGCCATTGAACAGGAGGTTATTGCTGTTTCTTTTCCTCTTTTTTCTCCATACCTCCTTTAGAGAAAGATAAATTTACCGTAATGGTATCACCTTCCTTAAGGTCTTTAATCTCAGCGGGAGGAAAATGTACGTCTAAGGTGCCCGCCCCGGTCTTTACGCTCACCATACCGGTATTGTGATCAATCTTGGTGATCGTACCGCTCATGCTGTGTTCCCCATGTTTCTTTTCCGGCTCAGCCGATAAGGCAGGAATGGCACTACCGATTACAAAAATAACGGCTATTAAAAGAGCTAAAACTTTCTTCATGCCTTTTTGTTTACAAAACTTACTATTGTCTGAGATTAAATAGTAAGTTTTGAAGGGCACTCCTAGTTGCCCGGAAAGATAACCCTATTCTCTAAAAAGGACCTTCTTAGCAGCTCACTTTTTAAATTATGAAACAAATCTTAAAAACGTCAAGTACTCTTCAATAATTTCTTAATCCCTATCAAGTTTTAGATTAAAAAGTTAAGGCTCTTTCAATAAAGAAAGACTGGGACAGGTGAAAAACTTGTCTTATCCGTTTAATACTCAATCTGGATAGAAATATCCTATGACCCATGGAGTGATCCCCCCAGGATCTCCCCTAAACCGAGGAGTCATCATGCGATGTTTCAACGTAAAAATGGTATAAGGCCCATACCCATAATGAAGGATCTCTGATAAATCCCCGGTTATCCAGATCTGCTGAAGCGATATATGAAAATAACTTTTAAGTCTATAAGAAATTATATCCCTTTAATCAGAATTTTTAGGAGCGAAGGATTCTCCCTGGTCCTCCTGGTATAATTTTTTAAGACCTTCCTCTACATCCGATAGGGTAAAGCTTAAAAGGTTCTGGATTTTATTAATGGAAAAAGAGCAGTCGGCAGGCATATTGACCGTTAAGACACTGGCCATGGAAGCCGGTTCTATAAGGTGGATAGGGTATCCATAGAGTTCGGCAAATTTCTTTCCGAATTCGTATCGTGTAATCCGCTCCCTTCCACCCAGATGAAATATCTCCCGTTTTGTAGAAATGGTAGCCACCTCCTTTAAAGCCTCAACAGCTTCAGAAACCAACAGGGGAGTCCTATATTGATCGGTAAATAACTTCGTTTTACCTCCCTGGGTCCAGGTTTTTCGTAACCAGTCCAGAAAACTTTCGCTAAAACTATTGCCAAAACCGTACATTAAAGATATCCGTATGATAAGATAGTCCGGAGCATTTTCGGCTGTTACCACTTCTCCAAGTAGCTTGGTTTCCCCGTAAAAATTTAAAGGATCCGGAAGGTCGGTTTCTTTATAGAAACTCCGTTTTCCATTAAAAACCAGGTCTGTGGAAACATAAATAAAGCGGCTATTTTTGGGAGATTCGAGGATTAGATTTCGAGTTCCCTCTACATTGATTCGATAGGCCGATTCCTTATCTTTTTCACATACCTCTACCCTAGCAAGGGCTGCCGTATGGAAAATCAGATCAGGTTGGACTTTTTTCAGGACCTCCCGGACCTCACCTTTATCTGAGATATTTAACTTTAAAGTTTTAACCCTTTCCATTTGGAAAGGGTGATGGTAATAACCGGCGAAAACCCGGTAGTGATCTTTTAAAGCCTTTACCAGATTCCATCCGAGGAATCCACTCCCTCCGGTTACGAATACAGTTTTAGCGGGCTCTTTGTTTTCGTTCATAGAGTGAGGAGCCTCCTTTTTCTTCTGGGGATTTTATAAAGTAAAATCTATTCTATGGGGTAAGGTACGTTCTAAATCTTAGATAGCCATAAAAATGTATTGACATTGGGTTAATCCCCTGGAAAGATAAAGCGTCTATTATAGTGAATTTGGAGAAAATGGGCATGGAAGATAATAGAATTTATTGGTTGGCCTTAAGTCTCGTACAAGGGGTAGGAGCTATCCTCTTCAAACGATTAATAGAAGCCTTCGGCTCCCCACGTAATGTTTTTGAGGCTTCTCCAGAGGCCCTTCAACAGGTAGACGGCGTTGGGGCTAAAACGGCCCATCATATTAAAACGTTCTTCAAAACAGATATCCTCAGAAAACAGCTTCAACTTTTAGAGAAACATCGGGTTCAGATTGTAACCCTTAGCGACTCAAACTACCCGGAGCTCTTAAGAAATATTTTCGATCCGCCTCCTGTTCTATATGTGAAAGGAACTTTCTCAGAAAGGGACCAGTTGGCCGTTGCCGTAGTTGGTTCGAGGAAATCTTCTTCATATGGGCGATTAACCGCCGAAAAGATCTGTTTAGATTTGGTTTCCAGGGGTGTCACCATTGTAAGTGGATTGGCCAGGGGAATCGATAGTTTTGCCCATCGGGGGGCCTTAAAGGGAGGGGGAAGAACTATTGCAGTTCTTGGAAATGGAGTTGATTGCATTTATCCACGGGAAAATCGAAGGTTATACGAAGCGATTGTGGAAAAGGGAGCGGTAATTTCTGAGTTTCCTTTAGGAACTCCGCCGGATCGAAAGAATTTCCCGGTTCGAAATCGAATTATTAGTGGGCTGAGCCTGGGTGTTGTGGTAGTAGAAGCCGGTGATCAAAGTGGAGCTTTGATCACAGCCGACCAGGCCCTCGAGCAAGGGCGTGAAGTCCTGGCTATTCCCGGGAACGTTTCTTCCTACACCAGTCGAGGGACCCACCGTTTGATCAAGCAAGGTGCTAAATTAGTAGAAACTGCAGAAGATATTCTGGAAGAGCTTTCTCTATCCCGTATAGGGGCTGGAACCCAAATCCAACCTCTGCTTTCAAACTCTTCTCGCTCCATCCCACCCCATTCCCCCGAGCGAAAAGGGATGATCTCTTCTTCACCCTTTCTTAAAGGTCTTAAAGGAGAAACGACTCCTCCCCTGGAAGATCTTACAGAAGATGAGAAGTCGGTCTATGCAGTCATCGGTTCTGAACCTTTGCACGTAGATGAAATTGTTCATCGCCTTCAACGTCCAGCAGGATTTGTGTTGGGAGTTCTCATGATGTTAGAGATGAAAAACAAAATCAAGCAGCTTTCCGGCAAGATGTTTATACGAAATGACTTCTAAAAAAGTGTGGGGGTATGAAAGTATGGAAGGATATCCTTCCACACTCCCATACCCCCACACTCCCATACTCCTATATCCCCTCCACTTCTATCGGGTTAAAGCCTACTATTTCGAATAATAGTTATCTCTCCGACATTTGACATTGTTTGATAGCCGGGTGTAAGGTAGAAGATCCAACATTTTCTCAGAGGTTACTTAAAAAAGCATTTTTTACCCCTTCAGAGGTTTTGTTCTACCTCTAGGGGGTCTTCCTTTCTGTAAGCTGTCCTCGTTATAGGGCAGAGGAATAGACTTTGCAAAAAGTAATAACTGAGTCTCCGATAAGCATCTCTAGGGTTAGGAGAAAGTCCTCGAGGGTTTCTTTAGAAGTTTTATTTTTAAAAATATGGGAGGAGAGATAAATATATGGCAGAAAATAAGATATCAAGGGCTGAATCCGGTTTTGATTTAGGACAGCTCATTCAAAAACTTTTTCAAGATCTTTCCCGATTAATGCAAAACGAGGTTCAACTTCTGAAGATAGAGCTTGAAGAAGATGTGTCCAAGTTGATGAGGGGAAGCATTCTCCTGATAATCGGGGCGGTTTTTGGATTTTTTGCCTTTGGGGTTTTGACGGTTACCTTGATTGCGTTATTAATGAAGGTCCTTCATAGTTTGATTTGGTCAAGTCTTATAGTAGGAATGGTCTACCTTATTATAGGCTATATTTTAATAGAGATAGGAAAAACTAAGGCCCGGCAAGCAACTCCTGTATTAAATGAGAGTATAAAGGAGTTGCAAAAAGATAAGGACGTCATAGGAAAGGAATTATAATTATGGAAGAGATAAGAAAGCCAGTGACAGAGCCTCTAAGTATTGAAGAGGTTAAACAGCAACTCAAAGAATCCATTGAAAGGGATAGAAGAGCTGTTGCTCGAACTATTCGGCATGTGGAGCGTGAATTCAAAAAAGAAGTAACCCAATGGATGGATTGGCGGGAGTGGGTAAGAACTTACCCCGTCAAAGCGGTTATAGGAGCTGTCTTCATTGGATTTTGGTTAGGAAGGAAATTCTAAAAAAATTAACCGCCCGGGATGCCCGGTTTATCCAGATAGACCCTTCTTTCTACTTTGATGGGGTTATGAATAGAAAACATCCGGAGAAGGGGAAATTTATGCTTTTTACTCTGAAATTTTTTTGTATCCCTTAAAATTAGAGGGAGTTTTTGGCCTTTGTTTGCTTACTTAACCCGATTTTGTGAGGCTTAATCCCCTTGATTTCTTCCCCAAGGGTTAAGCTTGCTGAAGTCTCTTTTCTGGTAGCGTCAAAGGGTATTTTTTATTCTACGAACCTCCCAACGCGTATCTTTAGGAAAAATCAAGTATTATTCCCATCATCGGAAGTTGACAAGAACGGTTGTAGAGTGTATTGTGCACTTGTAATGGGACGATACGCGATCATACCTCCCATAAAAGTTTGCATAAACGCTCAAAGCGTGTTGTTTTCAGATGAGAGATCTTTCCGAAAGGAGAACATGTAACGGAGTTCACTTATCAAGGGCGACTCCGTTATTCGGAATACTTATCTATGACAAAATCTTTAGTGATTGTAGAATCTCCTGCGAAAGCAAAAACCATCAGTAAGTTTTTAGGTCCTCAATATACCGTTAAAGCATCTGTTGGGCATGTTAAAGACCTCCCGGAGAAAGAACTGGGGGTTGATATTGAGAATAATTTTAAACCTAAATACGTGGTTATCAAGGGTAAGAAAAAAATTTTATCTGAAATCAAAGAGGCTGCCAAGAAAGCAGACGCGATTTATTTAGCTCCGGACCCGGACCGGGAAGGAGAGGCTATTTCCTGGCATATTGCCCAGGAGCTTAAAGACAAGCAAGATCACATCTACCGGGTTATGTTTAACGAGATTACCCGGCGAACGGTTCTGGAATCCATGAAGAATCCAGGTCGGATTGATCTCAATAAAGTAGATGCCCAGCAGGCCCGAAGGATTTTGGACCGCCTGGTGGGATATAAAATTAGTCCCCTCCTCTGGAAGAAAGTTCGTAAAGGGCTTAGTGCAGGGCGGGTTCAATCGGTAGCGTTGCGGTTGATTTGTGAACGGGAGCGGGAAATTCAAAATTTTGTCCCGGAGGAATACTGGTCCATTACAGCTCATTTAAGAGGTGAGTTTCCGCCGGATTTCGAAGCCAGACTCTTTAAATCGGGCAATGAGAAAATCAAAATAGAGAATGAACAACAAGCCCGATCTATCTTGGAAGATCTGGAGGGGGCTTCTTATAAGGTAGACAAAATTGACAAAAAAGAACGAAAGCGGAATCCAACTCCCCCGTTTACGACCAGTACTCTTCAACAGGAAGCTGCAAGGAAACTAAAATTCTCTGCGAAGAAGACCATGATGATTGCCCAGAATCTCTATGAAGGCCTTGAAATCGGTCAGGAAGGTGCAGTGGGTCTGATTACCTATATGCGAACAGACTCTACTCGGGTATCGGAGGAAGCCCAGGCAGAAGCTCGCCAATACATTTTAGAAAAGTATGGAAAGGACTATGTTCCCGAAGTACCCCATAAATACAAAACCCAAAAAGCGGCCCAGGAAGCCCATGAAGCTATCCGCCCCACTTCGGTTTATCGGGTTCCGGCATCCTTAAAAAATTACCTGACGGAGGATCAGTACAAACTCTATGAGCTAATCTGGAACCGATTTATTGCCAGTCAGATGGAATCGGCCCTCTTAGAAGTAACAACGGTAGATATCCTGGCCGGTAAGTATCTCTTTCGGGCAACCGGGTCTGTGATAAAGTTTTTGGGGTTTATGAAAATTTATGTGGAAGGCAAAGATGATATCCAGCAAGGAATCAATGAGGATGAAGGAGATTTGGATTCAGATCAGGATAAAATTCTACCTCCACTTCGAGTAGGTGAAGTCCTGACCCTCCTGAAGCTGGTTCCCAAACAGCATTTTACCGAGCCTCCACCCCGGTACTCCGAAGCCAGCCTGGTCAAGGAGTTGGAAGCTCAGGGGATTGGGCGTCCCAGTACCTATGCAACGATTTTGAGTACAATCCAGCAGCGGGATTACACGCGAAAGGAAAAGGGAAAGTTTGTTCCCACCGAGTTAGGTATGCTGGTAGTGGACCTTCTTCTGGAAAATTTCCCTCACCTTTTTAATGTAAAATTTACTGCGGAAATGGAAGATCAGTTGGATAAGATCGAAGAGGGGAGAGCTAACTGGGTTCAATCTTTGGAAGAGTTTTACCGATCCTTTAATCAAGAGTTGCAGAAGGCCTTTGTAGAAATGCGAGATGTTAAAAAAGAGATGGAGGAAGTAACCGAAGAGATCTGCGAGAAATGTGGTCAGCCTATGGTAATCAAGTGGGGCCGTTATGGGAAGTTTATGGCCTGTTCCGGTTTTCCTAAATGTCGAAACACCCGAAAAATCCCGCAAACTGAAGATGGTCAGGTCAAAACTCAAACCGAAGTGGTTACCGATGAAAAGTGTGAAAAGTGCGGTAATTCCTTAGTTGTTAGGGAAGGGAAGTTTGGAAGATTTCTTGCCTGCTCTACTTATCCCAGGTGTCAGTTTACAAAACCTTTCAGTACTGGAATTTCCTGTCCAGAAGAAGGGTGTAATGGGACGCTGGTAGAGCGGCGGGGACGAAATGGGAGAACTTTTTATAGTTGTAGTAATTATCCAAACTGCAAATACTCCCTGGCCTATAAACCTGTTGCAGAGCCTTGTCCAAAGTGTCAGGCTCCTTTTTTGATTGAAAAATGGGATAAAGATCGTGAGACTTCTATTATTCAATGCCAGCATAAAGGATGTGATTTTCAAAAGCAGGAGTCGGAGGCCAGAAACCCGGAGTTAGAGTAAAAGCGGAATCAAATTTAGAAATCGGTATTCGAAAGAAAATCCAGATCCTATCGGAAATTTTTGTATTCTGACTTCTAATTCCTGAATATCCAATGACCATCATTATAGATGGATATAACTTTATCGGTCGGTCTCGAAAATTAAGGATCGAAGATCCCCACTGTCGAGAAAAGCTCTTTCGAAAATTGACCGATTATTGCAGACTTCGAAAGAAGGATGTTATTGTTGTCTTCGATGGGGCTTGTCTGGGACCCGGGGTGGATAAAAAACGGACCTACGGAAGGATTACGATCCTGTATTCTTCAGGAGGGCTTAGTGCCGATGAAGAGATTGTAAGACTAATCCGTGCCGACAAACAAAAAAAGCAATTGCTGGTAGTCACTTCGGATCATGAGGTTCAAAACTATGCAAAATCCATGGGGACCCAGGTGACTAAATCGGAAGAATTTGAGCGGGATATCGAGAGAGTTTTTGCTCAAAATCGCGGCCGGGAAGAGAGAAACCGCCGCCTTTCCAACAAAGAGGTCCAAAAGTGGCTGGAAATCTTTAGTCAATCTCCCTCAGATGAGGGAGAAGTTGACTTCCCTTCGGGAGAGGATGTAAAATCTTTTCCTGAGGAAAGTCCTCCAAAAAGAGAAGCCACGGCAATGCAAGGGAGTAGTATAGATGAATCGGCGTCCCCATTTCAGAAGAAACTTCCCAGTGTAGCTAGAAAAAACAAAGGAGTTCTCCAAGAAGAAAGGATTCAAAAGCTAAAAAAGATAAAGAAAAAAATGCCCGAGAAACAAACCCTGGATCGGGTTCATGTTCATCTTTCTGAGTTAGAAATTCAAGAATGGCTGAAAATCTTCAAGGAAAAATAGAAACTTATTTAGATAAATTCCTGGGATATCTGCAGATAGAAAAGAATTTATCCCAACGAACAATTGAAAGTTATCGAACCGACCTGCTTCAGTTCGAGAAGTTTCTCCAAGATACCCGGTTTGGTATAAAAGAGCACTCCCCAGAAGGTTTGATAGATTGGACAAGGATAGATAAAACCGTTATCCGGGCTTTCCTGGGCCATTTACATGAAAAAGGTCGGGCTAAGACTTCGATAGCCAGGAAATTAGCTGCCATTCGTTCCTTTTTAAAATATTTGAATCGGGAGGGTATTTTGACTCTGAACCCGGCTTCCTTTGTAACCAGTCCCAAGCTTCCCCAAAGAATACCCTCCTTTCTATCTGTTTCCGAGGTATCCACCCTGCTGCAGTCTGTAGATCCCCAGGTAAATCCTGAAAATTCAAGTTCTCAAACTTCAAAGAGAATAGGCTTCTCAGCCCCTCATCTCCTTAGCTTAAGGGATCATGCCATCTTAGAGGTTTTATATGCTACGGGGATAAGGGTTGGAGAGCTGGTTAATCTGAAGATTAATCAGGTTAACTTTGAGGAAAAAACAATCCGGGTACGAGGTAAAGGAAAAAAAGAGCGGATGGTTTTATTGGGAACACCTGCTGTGGCAGCTTTGAAGGCTTATTTGCTCGAAAGAGAACGGTTGGAATCTCTGTTAAGAACTGAGAGAAATGAAAATCCACCTCTTTTTGTCGACTATAAAGGGGATCCTCTAACAGACCGAAGTATACGGCGTATTGTAGAGAAGTGCGTGCGAAAGAGCTTACTTTCTAAGCAGATTTCTCCCCATTCCCTTCGTCACACGTTTGCAACTCATCTGTTAGACTCTGGAGCCGATTTACGTGCTATTCAAGAATTACTGGGTCATGAGAGTCTGTCCACGACTCAAAAGTATACCCATGTAAGTATAAATAAACTGATGGAGGTCTATGAAAAAGCGCACCCGAAAGCGTAAATAGTCCTTTGTTGGTTGTCTGTTGCTTTGTAAGGCTAGAATGACCTGTTCCCTGATTCCTATAAACCGACAACCTGAAATCTATCCGGAGAAGGGTCAATGAGCAGTTTAATAAATAAAAGAAACAACGGACAACGGACAACGGACAACGGACAAGAAATGTTTCATTCTACAACAATTTTATCTGTTCGGCACAAAGGCCGTGTTGCTATGGCTGGAGATGGACAAGTTACCTTTGGGGATACAATTATGAAGCATAATGCTCGAAAAGTCAGGCGGATGTACCATGATAAAATTATAGCGGGCTTTGCGGGTGCCGCTGCAGACGCTTTTGCCCTTTTTTCCAGATTTGAAAATAAAGTAGAAGAATATCGGGGTAACTTATACAGAGCCTCGGTAGAGCTGGCTAAGGACTGGAGAACAGATAGAATTCTTCGAAGGTTAGAAGCTCTACTGGCTGTGGCAGATCGGGATTATTCTTTGATTATCTCGGGAACAGGAGACATTATCGAACCCGATGATGGCATTATCGGTATAGGTTCTGGGGGTTCTTATGCGCTGGCGGCAGCCAAAGCTTTGGTCCATCATACCGATTTGAGTGCGAGGGAAATTGTTGAGGAGGCCATGAAAATCGCTTCCTCTATTTGTGTTTATACCAACGATAAAATTATCGTTGAAGAACTTTAAACTTTATTAGAAATAAGTTTTTATAACTACTCTCCCACAAAGACACAAAGGCCCAAAGATTCAAAAAGAAAAATAGAAAAATCTAACCCTTTGTGTTTCTCCATGTCTTCATGTCTTTGTGGGGAGATGGTTTATTTCTGAATCAGAGAATGATTATAAAAGACCAGGATAATTCCTTAGAGAAAACCGAAAGCCTGATGGATACTCTAACTCCTCGACAAATTGTTTCCGAGTTAGATAAATACATCGTTGGTCAAGTCGATGCCAAACGTGCAGTGGCTATTGCCTTGCGAAATCGCTGGCGACGACAAAAACTAAGTCCTGAATTGCGAGATGAAGTGGCTCCTAAAAATATTATCATGATTGGACCCACCGGAGTGGGTAAGACAGAGATCGCCAGGCGGTTGGCTAAACTGGCTCAGTCTCCCTTCCTCAAGGTAGAGGCTTCTAAATTTACCGAAGTGGGTTATGTAGGTCGGGATGTGGAGTCGATGATTCGGGACTTGACCGAATTGGCAGTCAATATGGTCAAGGCAGAAAAACAGGAGGAGGTTAAGGAAAAAGCCAGAGTCCTTGCCGAAGAGAGACTCTTAGATCTTTTGTTCCCGTCTTCTAAACCTTCTGAAGAAACCTCCGCAGTTTCCCCAGAGGACTCTCGAAGCAGTACCCGGGAAAAGATTAGAAAGCTCCTTGCCAGTGGACAATTTGATGACCGATTGGTAGAAATAGAGGTACGAGATCGAACCCTTCCCATCGTGGAGATTTTTTCCAATGCTGGTATCGAAGAAATGGATATTAATATCAAGGATATGCTTCCACCCGGGCTTTTTCCGACACGAACTAAAAAACGAAAAGTAAAAGTATCAGAAGCCAGGAAGATCTTGGAGCAAGAGGAAGCC includes:
- the hslV gene encoding ATP-dependent protease subunit HslV, with the protein product MFHSTTILSVRHKGRVAMAGDGQVTFGDTIMKHNARKVRRMYHDKIIAGFAGAAADAFALFSRFENKVEEYRGNLYRASVELAKDWRTDRILRRLEALLAVADRDYSLIISGTGDIIEPDDGIIGIGSGGSYALAAAKALVHHTDLSAREIVEEAMKIASSICVYTNDKIIVEEL
- the hslU gene encoding ATP-dependent protease ATPase subunit HslU, yielding MIIKDQDNSLEKTESLMDTLTPRQIVSELDKYIVGQVDAKRAVAIALRNRWRRQKLSPELRDEVAPKNIIMIGPTGVGKTEIARRLAKLAQSPFLKVEASKFTEVGYVGRDVESMIRDLTELAVNMVKAEKQEEVKEKARVLAEERLLDLLFPSSKPSEETSAVSPEDSRSSTREKIRKLLASGQFDDRLVEIEVRDRTLPIVEIFSNAGIEEMDINIKDMLPPGLFPTRTKKRKVKVSEARKILEQEEAQKLIDMDEVTRLAIQRTEQTGIVFIDEIDKIAGRENYGGPDVSREGVQRDILPIVEGSTVNTKYGMVRTDHILFIAAGAFHVSKPSDLIPELQGRFPIRVELEPLTENDFIRILTEPQNALIKQYTALLETEGVRLEFTEDAIKEIASVAAIVNERTENIGARRLHTVMEKLLDEISFNAPELKEKTVVIDAEYVRTRLKDIVEDQNLSRYIL